CCCAGCAAGCCCTGCAAGGCGAACTCAACCATGCCCTGCTTGGGGCGCTGAAACTCGCGACAGGTCACGAGATGTTCCCCGCGTTCAAAATCGCGGAGCCGGAGGACGAAACCGGCGATCCGGCGGCAAGCGCGCAAAACAGTAACCGCAACGCCGCGGCAGGCGATGGCAATGCGGCTTACCTTGCATCGCAGAACTTTGGAAACAGACCGATCCCCTCAAACCAGGCGGACGAAAACGGCCTTCGCAATAGCATGACAAGCGAAGAAGGCTACGACAGTGCACGCTCCGGGCAAGTCGGGGCACCCGAACAGACCGGCATGAACGGACAGGCCAGGTCCTACCGCCATTATCAGCCCAACGCTTCCCGGGCGAAGACGAATACCCCGCAGGCATCGCAGCTTTCGTTCGATGAACCGGATTTCTCTTCGCAGCAGACTCCTGCCGGCAACGGAAGCCCTGAAGGCAATCAAGGCAACGCTTTCGCCAATCCGGCGAGACAATCGTTGAATGGCAATGAGGGACGGCCGTACGCACAGCCTCAATATGAGCCCCAATATCTTGATCGTGATTTCAAAGCGCGATCCGGCAACAACGGCGAGCGCAATGACCAGAATTTCGGCGGCGGTATGAACGGCACCGGTTCCTCCGCGAATTCCGGCAATACCACTAATTGGGCGGGTACGGTGGCTCCGTCCGCCCAACCATCACAATTCCCGGCATCGCGCCCATCGGCGCCTCAGCCCACAGCAACCCGACCGTCCGCCCAACCTATGCCTCAACCGGTTTCCTCGTTTGAGGTGGACGACCAGAAAACCACGCGTGACCCCGAAACGCACTTGAACAAGAACGCGACCTTCGACACGTTCGTGCCCGGCGATTCCAACCGGTTCGCCCGCACGGTGGCGCTGGCCGTGGCCGAGGGCAGCGGCAAGGACTTCAACCCGCTCTGTATCTACGGCGGTTCCGGACTGGGCAAGACCCACCTCTTGAACGCCATCGGCAACTACGCGCTGGTCAAGGACAGCAGCCTCAAGGTCCGTTACGTCACCAGCGAGGAGTTCACCAACGAGTTCATCGAGGCGCTGCAGACCCCGAACCAGAGCCAGGGCCAGATCGCCGCGTTCAACCGCCGTTACCGTGAGGTCGACGTGCTGCTGATTGACGACATCCAGTTCCTGGGCGGCAAGGAAGCCACGCTCGAGCAGTTCTTCCACACCTTCAACGCGCTCTATCAGGCCGGCAAACGCATCGTCATCGCCTCCGACGTCGCGCCCAAGAATCTCAAGGGCTTCGAGGCCCGCCTGATCTCGCGCTTCGAATCGGGCCTGACCGTCGACGTCAAGCCGCCGGACCTCGAGACCCGTATCGCCATCCTGCGCATGATGGCCTCGATGAACCGCTCCAATATCCCCAACGACGTGCTCGACCTCATCGCCGAACGCTTCACCGAGAACATCCGCGAACTCGAAGGGGCGTTGACCCGTGTCACCGCCGTGGCGTCGCTCAGCAACCAGCCGGTTTCGCGTGCCTTGGCCGAGCAGACCCTGCAGGACTTCTTCACCACCGACGTCGAAATCAAGCCGACCGACATCATCGGTCAGGTGGCCAAGTACTTCCACCTGACCTTCGACGACCTCGTGGGCCGGGCACGCACCAAGAACGTCGCCCTGGCACGGCAGATCGCCATGTATCTGGCCCGTGAGATGACCAGCATGAGCTTGGTGGACA
The window above is part of the Bifidobacterium sp. ESL0704 genome. Proteins encoded here:
- the dnaA gene encoding chromosomal replication initiator protein DnaA; the encoded protein is MADESNDPITQAIRIWDDALAVLRQDTSITPRSKGWLEGVRPEGVFGPTIVLCVANSATQQALQGELNHALLGALKLATGHEMFPAFKIAEPEDETGDPAASAQNSNRNAAAGDGNAAYLASQNFGNRPIPSNQADENGLRNSMTSEEGYDSARSGQVGAPEQTGMNGQARSYRHYQPNASRAKTNTPQASQLSFDEPDFSSQQTPAGNGSPEGNQGNAFANPARQSLNGNEGRPYAQPQYEPQYLDRDFKARSGNNGERNDQNFGGGMNGTGSSANSGNTTNWAGTVAPSAQPSQFPASRPSAPQPTATRPSAQPMPQPVSSFEVDDQKTTRDPETHLNKNATFDTFVPGDSNRFARTVALAVAEGSGKDFNPLCIYGGSGLGKTHLLNAIGNYALVKDSSLKVRYVTSEEFTNEFIEALQTPNQSQGQIAAFNRRYREVDVLLIDDIQFLGGKEATLEQFFHTFNALYQAGKRIVIASDVAPKNLKGFEARLISRFESGLTVDVKPPDLETRIAILRMMASMNRSNIPNDVLDLIAERFTENIRELEGALTRVTAVASLSNQPVSRALAEQTLQDFFTTDVEIKPTDIIGQVAKYFHLTFDDLVGRARTKNVALARQIAMYLAREMTSMSLVDIGEVFGGRDHTTVMHAYTRISNEMQEKQEIYNYVMELTVRLKQHPEG